In the genome of Syntrophobacterales bacterium, one region contains:
- a CDS encoding phosphotransferase, which yields MTVRDHLIKFAEETLGEAGSAAMELTLLTARGSDRSFFRLKAETSTYILIRYDPARMENSYYAAITEFLRDIGLPVPRLIRHDPENHLMLMEDMGQADLWSFRHDPWETRETLYKKTLAVVYRLHSFPEKAFPIGRVRLMDEFNPRLYQWERDYFKENFVTGACGIELEQTFADELEMELSALAGRLSATTHCLVHRDFQSQNVMIRDGEPYLIDYQGMRFGSPFYDLGSLLLDPYVSLLEEEIEELLDFYYELSEWNIDRTSFTDLFWDASAERLMQALGAYGFLGIKKGLAPFFAHIPAGIMNLRRAASNASMLPRLRELVDLCRTAWISSHSYTPPLP from the coding sequence ATGACAGTCCGTGACCATTTAATCAAATTCGCGGAGGAGACTCTGGGAGAAGCAGGGTCCGCCGCCATGGAATTAACCCTGCTTACCGCCAGGGGATCTGACCGCAGCTTCTTTAGGCTGAAAGCGGAAACTTCAACCTATATACTGATCCGGTACGACCCCGCACGAATGGAGAATTCATACTATGCGGCCATCACCGAATTCCTCCGCGATATAGGGCTTCCTGTTCCCCGCCTGATCCGTCACGATCCGGAAAACCACCTCATGCTCATGGAGGACATGGGACAGGCCGACCTTTGGTCCTTTCGCCACGACCCGTGGGAGACAAGAGAAACCCTTTATAAGAAGACCCTTGCCGTGGTATACAGGCTCCATTCGTTCCCTGAAAAAGCGTTTCCCATCGGCCGTGTGAGGCTCATGGATGAATTCAATCCCCGCCTCTACCAATGGGAGCGGGACTATTTCAAAGAAAATTTTGTGACCGGCGCGTGCGGGATTGAGCTTGAGCAAACATTTGCCGATGAACTGGAAATGGAACTTTCCGCCCTTGCAGGACGGCTCTCTGCAACGACACACTGTCTCGTGCACCGGGATTTTCAATCACAGAACGTGATGATCCGAGACGGAGAACCCTATCTCATTGATTATCAGGGAATGAGGTTCGGAAGTCCCTTCTATGATCTCGGGTCACTGCTCTTAGACCCTTACGTCTCCCTGCTGGAGGAAGAGATTGAGGAGCTTCTCGATTTTTATTACGAATTATCGGAATGGAACATAGACCGGACCAGCTTTACTGATCTTTTTTGGGACGCATCTGCGGAACGGCTTATGCAGGCCTTGGGCGCATACGGATTTTTAGGTATAAAAAAAGGGCTCGCGCCGTTTTTTGCGCACATTCCGGCAGGAATTATGAACCTTCGCCGCGCCGCATCAAACGCATCTATGCTGCCCCGCCTCAGAGAACTCGTCGATTTATGCCGGACGGCATGGATTTCATCCCACAGCTACACTCCTCCACTACCATGA
- a CDS encoding NTP transferase domain-containing protein, with amino-acid sequence MRKRRLKTAFILGAGLGIRLRPLTEHCPKPLLPVGGRPAITYAMDHLLEAGVDRFIINTHHCPNVYLEKFPDKKWRGFPIIFRHEAILLDTAGGLKNIEDLIDNDEAILCYNGDVISGMPVRRLMDAHEARRPEATLALRSSGPLLNVNINSRKEVCDLRHTIGHAGDQSCQFSGIYAVETSLLQHIEARKAGSIIPILVKRIVKEPGSVMGIIIDEGEWHDIGSIAQYESLKAKDDI; translated from the coding sequence ATGAGAAAGCGGAGACTCAAAACCGCTTTCATCCTTGGCGCCGGGTTGGGGATCCGCCTGAGGCCGCTCACCGAGCACTGCCCGAAACCGCTTCTCCCGGTGGGTGGCCGCCCGGCAATTACTTACGCCATGGACCATCTCCTTGAAGCCGGCGTGGACCGCTTCATCATCAATACCCATCATTGTCCCAATGTGTACCTTGAGAAGTTTCCCGACAAAAAATGGCGCGGTTTTCCTATTATTTTCCGTCACGAGGCCATTCTTCTCGACACAGCAGGCGGCCTCAAGAATATAGAGGACCTCATAGATAACGACGAGGCCATCCTCTGCTATAATGGCGATGTAATAAGCGGGATGCCTGTCCGGAGACTCATGGACGCGCACGAAGCGAGAAGGCCGGAGGCCACGCTGGCGCTGAGAAGCAGCGGTCCCCTCCTAAATGTGAATATCAATTCCCGCAAAGAGGTGTGTGACCTTCGCCACACCATCGGGCACGCAGGAGATCAAAGCTGCCAATTCAGCGGGATCTATGCAGTGGAGACGTCGCTACTCCAGCATATCGAAGCACGCAAAGCAGGGTCAATCATCCCGATACTCGTAAAGAGGATCGTTAAAGAGCCTGGCTCGGTCATGGGGATCATTATCGACGAGGGAGAATGGCACGACATCGGCTCCATCGCTCAATATGAAAGCCTGAAGGCTAAAGATGACATATGA
- a CDS encoding MFS transporter, whose product MTALRIPSFLRLYCSRNMVVMALLGFSSGLPLSLSSGTLQAWLTIAGVDIRTIGIFSLVGIPYTVKFIWSPLMDRFVLPWLGRRRGWIISAQVVLMAGITWMAFSSPQYSPAAIAALALLVAFTSASQDIVIDAYRTDLLSERERGPGSATFIAGYRVAMLTAGAIALIMSDRIGWRCTYLIMAGLLVLGMAGTLAGPEPDGKIAPPRSFKEAVWGPLKDFFYRPMALMIVLFIMLYKLGDAYAGSMTTTFLLRGVGFTATEVGTINKVLGFAATILGAMYGGAMLVRIGLFRSLMIFGILQMVSNLSFMAIVWTGKSYPMFIFAVAFENIAGGMGMAAFMAFIMAVCNKRYSATQFALLSSFSALGRVFISPFSGYVVNYLGWAPFFFITTVTALPGLLVLWRLKGEVGRLGKEQW is encoded by the coding sequence ATGACGGCATTGAGGATTCCCTCCTTCCTGAGATTATACTGCAGTCGTAATATGGTGGTCATGGCGCTCCTTGGTTTTTCCTCGGGGCTCCCTCTTTCTCTCTCAAGCGGCACTTTACAGGCTTGGCTTACCATAGCCGGGGTAGACATCCGGACTATAGGCATCTTTTCCCTTGTGGGTATCCCCTATACGGTAAAATTCATCTGGTCGCCCCTTATGGACCGTTTCGTCCTGCCGTGGCTCGGAAGACGGCGGGGATGGATAATCTCCGCCCAGGTTGTTCTCATGGCCGGCATCACGTGGATGGCGTTTTCTTCCCCCCAATACTCACCTGCCGCCATTGCCGCCCTTGCTCTCCTGGTAGCATTTACCTCCGCATCTCAGGATATTGTGATTGACGCCTACCGGACTGACCTGCTTTCTGAACGGGAACGAGGACCGGGGTCGGCCACATTCATAGCGGGATACAGGGTAGCCATGCTCACTGCAGGCGCCATCGCCCTCATCATGTCCGACCGGATAGGGTGGCGATGCACCTATCTTATTATGGCTGGACTGCTTGTGTTGGGTATGGCGGGGACCTTGGCTGGGCCGGAGCCTGACGGAAAGATAGCGCCTCCACGGAGCTTCAAGGAGGCTGTGTGGGGGCCTTTGAAAGATTTTTTTTACCGGCCCATGGCCCTAATGATCGTACTCTTCATCATGCTATATAAATTGGGCGATGCCTATGCGGGAAGCATGACCACAACCTTTCTCCTGAGGGGCGTGGGGTTTACCGCGACCGAGGTAGGCACTATCAATAAGGTCCTTGGATTTGCCGCCACAATTCTGGGGGCCATGTACGGAGGGGCCATGCTGGTACGTATCGGCCTTTTTCGGTCTCTCATGATTTTCGGTATCCTCCAGATGGTCTCTAACCTTTCTTTCATGGCTATAGTCTGGACCGGCAAGAGTTACCCCATGTTTATTTTCGCGGTGGCCTTCGAAAATATAGCCGGTGGTATGGGCATGGCCGCTTTCATGGCATTTATCATGGCAGTATGCAACAAGCGTTACAGCGCTACCCAGTTTGCCCTTCTTTCGTCCTTTTCCGCTCTGGGAAGAGTCTTTATCTCCCCTTTTTCCGGATATGTTGTCAATTACCTCGGATGGGCCCCCTTCTTTTTTATTACCACCGTGACTGCCCTTCCTGGCCTGCTTGTGCTCTGGCGGCTGAAAGGTGAGGTTGGCCGTCTGGGAAAGGAACAATGGTAG